The proteins below are encoded in one region of Paenibacillus albus:
- a CDS encoding ABC transporter permease: MDIAKEYRAAPKVKAIRSKPTFLQSLRSLVKHWQLSLMLLPVVAAFLIFSYFPLLWLLIAFKDYNIGKGLWGSPWVGWKHFHMIFTYPDMLQLIRNTVFISLLNLGFGFPAAILFALLLNEIKHSAFKRTVQTLTYLPYFIPWTIMAGFILLMFSIDGLINNVLVDYFGLDPKNFLTNNTSFIQLLIGSAIWKGMGWSSIIYLAAIAGVNPQLYEAAHIDGASRLQRIVSITIPSIAPVIGITFILQVGGLMSSNFDQIYNMYNAQVYKVADVIDTFVVRMGVTQMQYSITTAMGLFKGVVGFILIILSNYIIRKTSDSENSLW; the protein is encoded by the coding sequence ATGGACATTGCAAAAGAATACCGGGCAGCACCAAAGGTGAAGGCGATTCGTTCCAAGCCGACATTCTTGCAATCGCTGCGAAGCCTGGTGAAGCATTGGCAGCTGAGCCTCATGCTGCTTCCCGTCGTCGCAGCATTTCTTATCTTCAGTTATTTTCCGCTCCTGTGGCTCTTGATCGCATTCAAGGACTATAACATCGGCAAAGGATTATGGGGTAGTCCTTGGGTTGGCTGGAAGCACTTCCATATGATCTTCACGTATCCCGACATGCTTCAGCTCATTCGCAATACCGTGTTCATTAGCTTGCTTAATCTTGGCTTCGGTTTCCCAGCGGCGATCCTATTCGCTCTGCTGCTCAATGAGATCAAGCATTCGGCCTTCAAAAGAACGGTACAGACATTGACGTACTTGCCGTATTTTATCCCATGGACCATTATGGCCGGCTTCATCCTGCTGATGTTCTCGATCGACGGCCTTATTAATAATGTATTGGTCGATTACTTCGGACTTGATCCGAAGAACTTCCTTACCAACAATACCTCTTTTATCCAGCTGCTCATTGGCTCGGCGATCTGGAAAGGGATGGGCTGGAGCTCCATCATCTATCTCGCCGCAATCGCAGGGGTGAACCCGCAGCTCTATGAAGCCGCTCATATTGACGGCGCGTCCCGCTTGCAGCGCATCGTCTCCATCACCATCCCGTCCATCGCTCCGGTCATCGGCATAACGTTTATTTTGCAGGTTGGGGGACTGATGTCCTCGAACTTCGACCAAATTTACAACATGTACAATGCACAAGTGTACAAAGTGGCGGATGTTATCGACACGTTCGTCGTTCGCATGGGGGTCACGCAGATGCAGTACAGTATCACGACCGCGATGGGGCTGTTCAAAGGCGTAGTCGGCTTTATCCTTATCATTCTCAGCAACTATATTATTCGGAAAACAAGCGACTCGGAGAACTCACTGTGGTAG
- a CDS encoding carbohydrate ABC transporter permease, with protein MLNKKMNVFDYLNYLFMTLLCLTMIYPFLHTFSLSFSDPIEASKGGFMFWPRGFQLDTYKGLLKDSLFWRSYLNIVAVTAIGVAVCLFLTSCASYVLSLPHYPFRRFFTMFIVFTMFFSGGIIPSYLLTKDLHLMNTWIPLWIPGVIAAFNIILLINFFKQIPSEVREAAVIDGASDFAIFTRIVLPLSKPVLATVGLFLAVMFWNDWFTPYLYLNDTDKYTLPLILKKYVVNSEIDGLSGFVKATNQQVLPSQVRSTVILVGILPTLVIYPFIQKYFVKGVTLGSLKG; from the coding sequence ATGCTGAACAAGAAGATGAACGTCTTCGATTATTTGAACTATCTGTTCATGACACTGCTCTGCTTGACGATGATTTACCCGTTTCTGCACACATTCTCCTTATCCTTCAGTGATCCGATCGAGGCAAGTAAAGGCGGGTTCATGTTCTGGCCGCGAGGCTTCCAGCTTGATACGTATAAAGGGCTGCTCAAGGATTCGCTATTCTGGCGCAGCTATCTTAATATCGTAGCCGTAACGGCAATCGGGGTCGCAGTCTGTTTGTTCCTCACTTCCTGCGCATCCTACGTCCTATCGCTGCCGCACTATCCGTTTCGCCGCTTCTTTACGATGTTTATCGTCTTTACGATGTTCTTCTCAGGCGGTATTATTCCAAGTTATCTGCTTACAAAGGATTTGCACCTCATGAATACATGGATTCCGCTCTGGATTCCAGGGGTAATCGCTGCTTTCAATATTATTCTGCTGATCAATTTCTTCAAGCAAATTCCAAGCGAGGTCAGGGAGGCCGCGGTCATCGATGGAGCCTCGGACTTTGCGATCTTTACCCGAATCGTGCTGCCGCTCTCGAAGCCCGTGCTTGCAACAGTGGGACTCTTCCTTGCGGTCATGTTCTGGAATGATTGGTTCACGCCTTACTTATATTTAAATGACACCGATAAGTACACGCTGCCGCTCATTCTGAAGAAATACGTCGTGAATAGCGAAATAGACGGACTATCCGGATTCGTAAAAGCGACGAACCAGCAAGTGCTGCCAAGTCAGGTGAGATCCACGGTCATTCTAGTGGGCATTCTGCCGACGCTCGTTATTTATCCGTTTATCCAGAAATATTTTGTCAAAGGCGTTACGCTTGGATCGCTGAAAGGCTAG
- a CDS encoding helix-turn-helix domain-containing protein, translating into MKLGFRWFQNIYAKLLLILLCIAIIPSLISSVFSYQISIKNAKQQSENYSEQLLAQIASANDITYEQMRSFIYEIMINFSYYSDVMEKTPYSAAFLDVRTALDRKRQAYQKHIKNFSIIDLASKKVITSVGGISIYGMDEYRDQVDKNLMEMVTKKDDSLQSNELVLRPTGDNQKVLTYIFKYGPAAAVKGFIAVDVDASSITHPVQAGGYGSLFVRNSKGLMLSDQNLSLFQASQDPSTKSDYVVISQKSTSSGLQYDYVIPKHALTKSSDRVLNSILFISLSLVVLGALAAWMSSKNIYTPLRNLLGYIRGLTGDTLTAAPNMNEINYLEQAFTRMDQENKSYLNMIRSNQNVFKQRQLALLLTGDIAGYQSLEVPSKLRLQWPHDRFLVMTVEIEDVSAFKAKYTQLEQQLLYFAVENITEEVLGEQGAAVAGHLEPYRLSVVFNYSSDRTDHEQTIELCKQLKQQIVGYLHLSVSIGISEAASAVEEIKLCYDQSIRAISYNVYFGKSSIIHYPSVAQMDNHLMFDSNSIQWNEVKEQIKIHFRMNEWDRIEASLTEMIHKVSYIGITKSDVQYIFLQYVACLSDLCVEFSLQLSDVFGKHFYINESAATLSTMEELKLQMTTMAKRLYEKLGEKKTHIHTEMIEQLLHYIEEHIEENITLESIAEKVYMHPAYLSRICKTVTGLSLGEQIVLAKINKAKSLLVHSDDKVGDISERLGYTTPRAFYRIFKDYTGFTPSDFRKREGLKSITE; encoded by the coding sequence ATGAAGCTGGGGTTCCGCTGGTTCCAAAATATATACGCCAAGCTGCTTCTTATTCTACTCTGCATTGCGATTATCCCTTCGCTTATTTCCAGTGTGTTTTCCTATCAAATTTCAATTAAAAATGCCAAACAACAGAGCGAGAATTATAGCGAGCAGCTGCTGGCCCAAATTGCAAGCGCCAACGATATTACGTACGAGCAGATGCGCTCCTTTATATACGAAATCATGATCAATTTCAGCTATTACAGCGATGTCATGGAGAAGACGCCTTATTCTGCAGCCTTCCTTGATGTGCGTACGGCGCTGGATCGGAAGCGGCAGGCTTATCAGAAGCATATTAAGAACTTCTCCATCATTGATCTGGCTTCGAAGAAGGTAATCACATCGGTTGGCGGGATCTCCATCTATGGGATGGATGAATATCGGGATCAAGTCGATAAGAACTTGATGGAGATGGTGACGAAGAAGGATGACAGCTTGCAGTCCAATGAGCTGGTACTGCGTCCGACAGGCGATAACCAGAAAGTGTTGACGTATATATTCAAATATGGACCAGCCGCGGCCGTAAAAGGATTCATCGCCGTTGACGTGGATGCGAGCAGCATTACACATCCGGTGCAGGCAGGCGGCTACGGCAGCTTATTCGTCCGCAATTCCAAAGGACTCATGCTCTCTGACCAGAATTTGAGCTTGTTCCAAGCAAGTCAAGATCCGAGCACGAAGAGCGATTATGTCGTCATTTCGCAGAAATCTACTTCTTCCGGTCTGCAATACGATTATGTCATTCCGAAGCATGCTCTGACGAAGAGCAGTGATCGCGTACTAAACAGTATTCTGTTCATCAGCTTAAGTCTAGTCGTGCTTGGCGCGCTTGCGGCATGGATGAGCTCGAAGAACATTTATACACCGCTTCGCAACTTGCTTGGCTATATCCGCGGTTTGACCGGCGATACACTGACGGCGGCGCCGAATATGAACGAGATCAATTACCTGGAGCAGGCGTTCACGCGGATGGATCAGGAGAATAAGTCATACCTGAATATGATTCGCAGCAATCAGAATGTGTTCAAGCAGCGTCAGCTGGCGCTGCTGCTTACTGGCGATATAGCCGGCTACCAGTCGCTCGAAGTACCGAGCAAGCTGCGTCTTCAATGGCCGCATGATCGTTTCCTCGTCATGACGGTCGAGATTGAAGATGTGAGTGCGTTCAAGGCGAAATATACGCAGCTTGAGCAGCAACTTTTATATTTTGCCGTGGAGAATATTACAGAGGAAGTGCTTGGGGAGCAGGGAGCTGCGGTCGCCGGACATCTTGAGCCCTATCGGCTTTCCGTCGTCTTCAATTACAGCTCGGATCGAACCGATCATGAACAAACTATCGAGCTGTGTAAGCAGCTGAAGCAACAGATCGTTGGCTACTTACATCTGTCCGTCAGCATCGGCATAAGCGAGGCGGCAAGCGCAGTCGAAGAGATCAAGCTGTGCTATGATCAGTCGATTCGGGCGATATCGTATAATGTGTATTTTGGCAAAAGCAGCATCATCCACTATCCGAGCGTCGCCCAAATGGATAACCATCTGATGTTCGATTCGAATTCGATTCAGTGGAACGAGGTCAAGGAGCAGATCAAGATCCATTTTCGCATGAATGAATGGGACCGAATCGAAGCTTCGCTAACCGAAATGATTCATAAAGTATCGTACATTGGCATTACGAAGTCGGATGTACAGTATATATTCTTGCAATACGTGGCATGTCTCTCAGACCTATGCGTGGAATTCTCGCTCCAGCTGTCTGATGTGTTCGGCAAGCATTTCTATATCAACGAGAGCGCGGCGACACTATCCACAATGGAAGAGTTGAAGCTGCAGATGACGACGATGGCGAAGCGGCTTTATGAGAAGCTGGGAGAGAAGAAGACGCATATCCATACGGAGATGATCGAGCAGCTGCTGCACTATATTGAGGAGCATATCGAGGAAAATATTACGCTGGAGTCGATTGCGGAGAAGGTGTATATGCATCCTGCTTATCTCAGCCGGATCTGCAAGACGGTGACAGGGCTTAGCTTAGGGGAGCAGATTGTGCTCGCTAAGATTAACAAAGCGAAGAGCCTGCTCGTCCATAGCGATGATAAAGTCGGCGATATCTCGGAGCGGCTTGGATATACCACTCCGAGAGCGTTCTATCGGATCTTCAAGGATTACACAGGCTTCACGCCGAGCGACTTCCGGAAGCGGGAAGGGTTGAAGAGTATTACAGAGTAA
- a CDS encoding glycoside hydrolase family 36 protein yields the protein MLVEAAGLFQYSLENNATTEDPFRVELTVEPSNEPGIELVHIRIHSDIASVPAPIHLKWRLPIVDVQGQWHPTAIYNKGLRADWSQPFESKSTYSAPVFCLFGGDGGNRLTFAFSDVLNVIKYDAGINEETACFHCHITMFDTPTTPICNYEATLRIDTRSHIPYYEALQQVSDWWSTFAENKPAPIPDAATQPMYSTWYSFHQNLSPEAIEEECAAARKLGCETVIVDDGWQTADNARGYAYCGDWQVCTEKIPDMRAHVANVHKLGMKYILWYSVPFIGKKSEAWGRYQNKLLYTIDSLEAGVLDPRYPEVRRYLIEVYENALLDWDLDGFKLDFVDVFGQPEKENPGNADGRDDISVAQAVDLLLSEVIKRLSVIKPDIMLEFRQNYISPLMRKYGNLFRAADCPNDAIQNRMRTLDIRLLCGNTAAHADMIMWHADEPVESAALQLINVLFAVPQISVRLTTLPEQHAEMVAFWLAFWKEHRSTLLEGKLAPNHPELLYPLVTANDSNTYIAAVYQENLIIKLPDSQPLPPQTILINGTRSDRLIIERTHQPIAAAATVTIKNCLGQTVNEYALSSTQGIQAIPVPAGGLAIISAS from the coding sequence ATGCTAGTAGAAGCAGCCGGATTATTTCAATACAGCTTGGAAAATAACGCTACAACCGAGGATCCATTCCGCGTCGAGCTCACCGTGGAGCCGTCCAATGAGCCGGGCATCGAGCTTGTCCATATCCGCATTCATTCAGACATTGCCTCAGTTCCAGCTCCGATTCACCTCAAATGGCGGTTGCCCATTGTTGATGTTCAAGGACAATGGCATCCGACTGCCATTTATAACAAAGGACTGCGTGCCGATTGGTCGCAGCCGTTCGAGTCGAAATCCACGTATTCGGCCCCGGTGTTCTGCCTCTTCGGCGGAGATGGCGGCAACAGGCTTACTTTTGCATTCTCCGATGTGCTAAATGTCATCAAATACGATGCCGGCATAAACGAAGAAACCGCCTGCTTCCACTGCCACATCACTATGTTTGATACACCAACCACGCCAATCTGCAACTACGAAGCAACCTTGCGAATCGACACGCGCAGCCACATTCCTTACTATGAAGCACTGCAGCAGGTTAGCGATTGGTGGAGCACTTTTGCAGAAAACAAGCCCGCACCTATACCCGATGCAGCGACGCAGCCGATGTATTCGACATGGTACAGTTTCCATCAAAATCTCTCACCTGAGGCGATCGAGGAGGAATGTGCAGCGGCACGCAAGCTCGGCTGCGAAACGGTCATCGTCGATGACGGCTGGCAAACGGCGGATAATGCCCGCGGCTACGCGTACTGCGGTGATTGGCAGGTATGCACGGAGAAGATTCCGGATATGCGAGCACATGTCGCGAACGTGCATAAGCTCGGCATGAAGTACATCCTCTGGTATTCTGTGCCCTTCATCGGGAAGAAGAGTGAGGCATGGGGCCGTTACCAGAACAAGCTGCTCTATACGATTGATTCACTGGAAGCAGGCGTCCTCGATCCGAGATATCCCGAGGTACGCCGCTACTTAATCGAAGTTTACGAGAATGCGCTGCTGGATTGGGATCTGGATGGATTCAAGCTCGATTTTGTCGATGTGTTTGGGCAGCCAGAGAAGGAGAATCCAGGCAACGCCGATGGCCGTGACGACATCTCGGTTGCGCAGGCCGTGGACTTGCTCCTCAGCGAGGTCATCAAGCGGCTGAGCGTGATCAAGCCGGACATTATGCTCGAATTCCGCCAGAACTATATTAGTCCGCTCATGCGCAAATACGGCAATCTATTCCGGGCAGCGGATTGCCCGAACGATGCCATTCAGAATCGGATGCGCACGCTTGATATTCGTCTGCTCTGCGGCAATACAGCTGCACATGCGGACATGATTATGTGGCATGCCGATGAACCGGTCGAGAGCGCTGCGCTGCAGCTCATCAACGTTCTGTTCGCGGTACCGCAAATCTCAGTGCGCCTCACGACGCTGCCAGAGCAGCACGCCGAGATGGTCGCCTTCTGGCTCGCTTTCTGGAAGGAGCACCGAAGCACGCTGCTCGAAGGCAAGCTTGCGCCGAATCATCCGGAGCTGCTTTACCCGCTCGTAACAGCAAACGACAGCAATACTTATATTGCTGCCGTCTATCAAGAGAACCTTATTATTAAGCTGCCAGACAGTCAGCCGCTTCCACCTCAAACCATTCTAATCAACGGCACACGCTCTGATCGTCTCATCATTGAACGCACACATCAGCCAATTGCCGCCGCAGCAACGGTCACCATCAAGAACTGCCTAGGTCAAACCGTCAACGAGTACGCACTGAGCAGCACACAGGGTATTCAAGCCATTCCAGTACCCGCAGGAGGACTAGCAATCATCTCAGCCAGCTAA
- a CDS encoding glucosidase family protein: protein MNYEVNRGIVESDAGIPETPRWFSDGRLSFQYDGNSVTQVDYRSKYQTRGSHTIFLQRLWDGFRYYLEHDGITLKPKYGKTTVWPCGVESEWKLDGHAAVSHRVFAAGEAIVFQVTTGAELPEGYKFKLEFYKDFGLITDDLQDLRYGDRGSKRHWRDFEFHADSNVLLGSMMDVPREQPVKGSEVNLNNMDIEREEDSTPNELFVAVGADFQLQFQERSIHTKYILTSQIALVPNRSYSFVIGFAHTEKLVIETVGRLSADVGKVLEGQLRRYEQVRHTSPVLISPYKKLNDFISLAPMYHESCKVLETPGAIKAKNTNYWVWGWDGMTSNLASLYWGDQLFIRDMLRFYEETADAEHGIGHSFRHDMSLASVSALPAQSMYITLLHQYYTITGDVGELRSRFPFAKSVYERILKMEVQGLGLSKGASLFPDFPMYMQETGEDISSLNNTIFYCASRSMEMIAELLGEQETRELADKVNRNIEKHYLPLFFDAQRGFVVSSVDTVTLERRSSYNSNAVKWENFFCGELMMGVNEQALRFFEQHIVCKAGLREIPVWSDAFDRDANQLHCWWPVTGEYYMQLINGQSKRELIDQWVGWVSYWTNKLTCPEGISCYLDTDEPEVDRWNTTKGTWHAYSIRGWYQAAMHGVVGVGMEAGGLTFYPYDGEEMRLEGLHYRGWRFNVEMRGSGRYVEAIEVDGKRVCGTNKLPEDVYGAGADEVDVDVNVVVHRTVERVYSVSVKHGYGISMTGYSCEQGEIRAELQGAGLCRLVLEADHMPMVYLNDTAAKVAYDKAAGVATVELRMNAVERGRLVVNAAANWNLS, encoded by the coding sequence ATGAACTATGAAGTGAATCGCGGTATCGTTGAGAGTGATGCGGGCATCCCGGAGACGCCTCGTTGGTTTTCAGATGGCAGGTTATCGTTTCAATATGATGGAAACTCGGTGACACAGGTCGATTATCGGAGCAAATATCAAACGAGAGGTAGTCATACGATCTTCTTACAGCGGTTATGGGATGGCTTCCGGTATTACTTGGAGCATGACGGCATTACATTGAAGCCGAAGTATGGCAAGACAACAGTATGGCCGTGCGGCGTGGAGTCCGAGTGGAAGCTCGATGGTCATGCGGCAGTGTCGCACCGTGTGTTTGCGGCTGGCGAAGCGATTGTTTTTCAAGTGACGACAGGTGCGGAGCTGCCGGAAGGGTATAAGTTCAAGCTTGAATTTTACAAGGACTTCGGGCTAATTACGGATGATCTTCAGGATTTGCGCTATGGGGATCGCGGCTCGAAGCGGCACTGGCGTGACTTCGAATTTCATGCTGACTCGAATGTGCTGTTAGGCTCCATGATGGATGTGCCGCGGGAGCAGCCGGTGAAGGGCAGCGAGGTTAACCTCAATAATATGGATATCGAGCGTGAGGAGGATAGCACGCCTAACGAGCTGTTCGTTGCGGTCGGGGCTGACTTCCAGCTTCAATTCCAGGAGCGCAGCATCCACACGAAGTATATACTGACAAGCCAGATTGCACTTGTTCCCAATCGTTCGTACAGCTTTGTGATCGGTTTTGCGCATACAGAGAAACTGGTGATTGAGACGGTTGGACGGCTGAGTGCTGATGTGGGCAAAGTGCTAGAGGGCCAGTTGAGGCGGTATGAGCAAGTGAGACATACGAGTCCGGTACTTATTAGTCCGTATAAGAAGTTGAACGATTTCATCAGTCTAGCGCCGATGTATCATGAGTCTTGCAAAGTATTGGAGACGCCTGGCGCAATTAAAGCGAAAAATACAAACTACTGGGTATGGGGCTGGGACGGGATGACGAGCAACCTTGCGTCTCTCTACTGGGGAGACCAGTTGTTCATCCGCGATATGCTGCGGTTCTACGAGGAGACGGCAGATGCAGAACATGGCATCGGCCATAGCTTCCGGCATGATATGTCGCTCGCAAGCGTCAGCGCGCTGCCGGCGCAAAGCATGTATATCACGCTGCTGCACCAGTACTATACGATTACGGGAGATGTGGGGGAGCTGCGGTCTCGGTTCCCTTTTGCCAAGAGTGTCTACGAACGGATACTGAAGATGGAGGTACAAGGGCTTGGACTGAGCAAGGGAGCGTCGCTGTTCCCGGATTTCCCTATGTACATGCAGGAGACAGGTGAAGATATTAGCAGCTTGAACAACACGATCTTCTATTGCGCGTCCCGTTCGATGGAGATGATCGCGGAGCTGCTGGGCGAGCAGGAGACGCGTGAGCTGGCGGACAAGGTGAATCGGAATATCGAGAAGCATTATCTCCCTCTGTTCTTCGATGCGCAGCGTGGTTTTGTCGTCAGCTCCGTTGATACGGTGACGCTTGAGCGTAGGAGCTCCTACAATTCTAACGCGGTTAAGTGGGAGAACTTCTTCTGCGGTGAACTGATGATGGGCGTGAACGAACAAGCGCTGAGGTTCTTCGAGCAGCATATCGTCTGCAAAGCAGGTCTCCGCGAAATTCCAGTCTGGTCGGATGCATTCGATAGGGATGCCAACCAGCTGCATTGTTGGTGGCCGGTGACAGGGGAATATTATATGCAGCTTATTAATGGGCAGAGTAAACGGGAGTTAATCGACCAGTGGGTCGGCTGGGTCAGCTACTGGACGAACAAGCTTACTTGTCCCGAGGGCATCTCATGTTATCTGGATACAGATGAGCCAGAGGTGGATCGATGGAACACGACAAAAGGCACCTGGCATGCCTATTCGATCCGCGGCTGGTATCAAGCAGCCATGCATGGCGTAGTCGGAGTCGGCATGGAGGCGGGCGGGCTGACGTTCTATCCGTACGACGGCGAAGAGATGCGGCTAGAAGGGCTGCACTATCGCGGGTGGCGGTTCAATGTCGAGATGCGCGGCAGCGGTCGTTACGTGGAAGCAATCGAGGTCGACGGCAAGCGCGTGTGTGGGACGAATAAGCTGCCCGAGGATGTTTATGGAGCTGGGGCAGATGAGGTGGATGTGGATGTAAATGTTGTGGTGCATCGGACAGTTGAACGCGTGTATTCGGTGAGCGTGAAGCATGGGTACGGCATATCGATGACGGGATATAGCTGCGAACAGGGCGAGATTCGCGCAGAGCTGCAAGGGGCAGGCTTGTGCCGGCTCGTGCTTGAAGCCGACCACATGCCAATGGTCTATTTGAACGATACGGCTGCGAAGGTGGCTTATGATAAAGCAGCTGGAGTTGCGACAGTGGAGTTACGCATGAACGCAGTGGAGCGGGGGCGGCTGGTTGTTAACGCCGCGGCCAATTGGAATCTGAGCTGA
- a CDS encoding GNAT family N-acetyltransferase: MLHIRPMLLSELDFLMDMHYESIHIPQNKPPKDELLNAPAIRKYNESWGRAGDAALLAEWEGQLVGAVWLRLFNEDNKSYGYVDAETPELGIAIAPGHRGRGIGLALMKEIIELARADGYRALSLSVDPANSSAVHLYERLGFVRCEVAEGTSWTMKLNLV; encoded by the coding sequence ATGCTGCATATTAGGCCGATGCTGTTGTCGGAGCTTGATTTTTTGATGGATATGCATTACGAATCCATCCATATCCCGCAGAATAAGCCGCCGAAGGACGAACTGCTGAATGCGCCGGCAATTCGAAAGTACAACGAAAGCTGGGGCAGAGCGGGTGATGCCGCACTGCTTGCAGAATGGGAGGGGCAGCTTGTTGGTGCAGTTTGGCTCCGGTTATTCAATGAAGATAATAAAAGTTATGGCTATGTCGACGCCGAGACGCCTGAGCTTGGCATTGCGATAGCACCAGGGCATCGGGGGCGTGGGATTGGTCTCGCGCTCATGAAGGAGATCATCGAACTGGCGCGGGCAGATGGTTATCGAGCACTTTCGCTTAGCGTAGATCCGGCGAATTCGAGTGCCGTTCATTTGTATGAACGTCTTGGCTTTGTGCGCTGCGAGGTGGCGGAAGGAACGTCTTGGACGATGAAGCTGAATCTCGTTTAA
- a CDS encoding NAD-dependent epimerase/dehydratase family protein: MKILITGATGSVGTGVLEALTQQHDIRLSDIATPSGASPQPFFAADVREPHALDEAAQGVDVIIHTPAYHGIHMGTFTEKEFYDLNVTGTFEMFQTAVRNNVRRVVWLSSMSFFGDDFYAYTKKLGEQLCEFYHRKHGIEVIMLRPADFTPFRSRAHYGERLLHGGVDRRDVIQAVVKATTCEQQFGAYHIVREDQFTEADIAAYEQGKRAETWERLYPGAQALIEKYGFHLPATIHPVDLSREKQELGYTPNYNLGTFLEEFTRDNTIVEAENK; encoded by the coding sequence ATGAAAATCCTAATTACAGGGGCAACAGGAAGTGTTGGCACAGGTGTTCTGGAAGCGCTGACACAGCAGCATGATATCCGGCTGTCGGATATCGCAACACCGAGTGGTGCTTCGCCGCAGCCGTTCTTTGCAGCAGATGTGAGAGAGCCGCATGCGCTTGACGAGGCAGCGCAAGGCGTGGATGTCATCATCCACACGCCTGCTTATCATGGCATCCATATGGGCACCTTCACGGAAAAAGAGTTCTATGATCTCAATGTCACCGGCACCTTCGAAATGTTCCAAACCGCAGTGCGCAACAATGTTCGCCGCGTCGTCTGGCTATCCAGCATGTCCTTCTTCGGTGACGACTTCTACGCGTACACGAAGAAACTTGGTGAACAGCTGTGCGAATTTTATCATCGCAAGCATGGTATTGAAGTCATCATGCTTCGTCCTGCGGACTTTACTCCGTTCCGCTCACGCGCGCATTACGGAGAGCGGCTTTTGCATGGCGGAGTCGATCGCCGCGATGTCATTCAAGCCGTTGTGAAGGCGACAACCTGTGAACAGCAATTCGGCGCGTATCATATCGTTCGGGAGGATCAATTCACCGAAGCTGACATCGCGGCCTATGAACAAGGAAAAAGAGCGGAAACGTGGGAGAGACTGTATCCCGGCGCGCAAGCACTCATTGAGAAATATGGTTTTCATTTGCCTGCCACGATCCATCCGGTCGATCTTTCCCGTGAGAAGCAGGAACTGGGCTACACGCCGAACTATAACCTGGGTACGTTCTTGGAAGAGTTCACGCGTGACAACACCATCGTTGAAGCGGAGAATAAGTAG
- a CDS encoding cation diffusion facilitator family transporter codes for MDLLNKKAEYGAWISIGVYIVLSLLKIGAGWWGNSEALLADGLNNTSDIFASLAVLIGLRISNKPADADHQYGHSRAETIASMVASFVMFGAGIEVFRSAFAKIMEKEIALPDMFAAWVAVFSAVVMYLVYRYNSRLAQRTQSHALKAAALDNRSDAFVSLGTFIGVIGAINGLPWLDAATAIIVGLVIWKTAWDIFREATHMLTDGFDENELEKYKETVLSLNGVEGVKDIKGRVHGNQIFVDVVIEVDHEMNVLESHEITEHVESELLEKHQVMQVHVHIEPYMQNERLSK; via the coding sequence GTGGACTTACTGAACAAAAAGGCCGAGTATGGCGCATGGATCAGCATTGGTGTATATATCGTGCTTTCCTTGCTTAAGATCGGGGCAGGCTGGTGGGGAAACTCCGAGGCGCTGCTCGCTGACGGGCTAAACAATACATCGGATATATTCGCATCCCTTGCGGTGCTAATTGGACTTCGGATCTCGAATAAGCCAGCAGATGCCGATCATCAGTACGGTCACTCCCGTGCCGAAACCATAGCCTCGATGGTCGCTTCCTTCGTCATGTTCGGTGCTGGCATTGAAGTGTTTCGAAGCGCTTTTGCGAAAATCATGGAGAAGGAAATTGCGTTACCGGATATGTTTGCGGCATGGGTCGCGGTGTTCTCGGCCGTCGTGATGTATCTGGTCTATCGCTACAATAGTCGATTGGCTCAGCGGACACAGAGTCACGCGCTGAAAGCAGCCGCACTCGATAATCGCTCGGATGCTTTTGTCAGCTTGGGCACCTTCATTGGTGTCATCGGAGCGATCAACGGCCTTCCTTGGCTGGATGCAGCGACTGCTATTATCGTTGGCTTGGTGATCTGGAAGACCGCATGGGATATCTTCCGCGAAGCGACGCATATGTTGACGGATGGCTTCGATGAGAACGAACTCGAGAAGTACAAGGAAACGGTTCTCTCACTGAACGGCGTTGAAGGGGTAAAAGATATTAAGGGGCGCGTGCATGGCAATCAGATCTTCGTGGATGTGGTCATTGAAGTGGATCACGAGATGAATGTGCTGGAGAGCCATGAAATTACGGAGCATGTGGAAAGCGAGCTGCTGGAAAAGCATCAAGTGATGCAGGTGCACGTACACATTGAGCCTTATATGCAGAATGAGAGACTAAGTAAATAA